Within the Prevotella scopos JCM 17725 genome, the region GCATAGACAAATGGTGAGATTACCCCCTTACAAACTAATCTTGAACCTTCTGGATAAACAAACTCACGCTTTTCATAGTCATCCAAGACATCTTTCACAAATTGACAGCCAGCCTCAGAACCCATCACTGCAGCCTGAATCTGTATGCCTGAAACGAAACCATCCTTAATACGATTTCCCTTATCATCAATCATATCCATCGCACCAGTCATCTCTATCTGCTTTGGATGATATTCCAAGGAGGTGAAGAAGTTATAGTGAAGAAACTCATCAAACGATTTCAAGACCTTTACATCAGAGTCAAGATAGATGCCACCTTCGGTATATAGCGCATACATACGGATATAATCGGCAGCGAAAGCCCACTTACGTTGTTCGAAAGCTTCACGCACATAGACTGGTGCCTTTGACATATCAAAGTTCTCAGTGTTCCATAATTTTATCTCATAGTCAGGCAACACCTTCTTCCAAGTGTCCATACACTTCTGTATCTTAGCTGGATATGGGTCGTTGCTGAGCCAGCAGTAATGAATAACTTTGGGTATCATAACTATATGCTTATTTATCGATTACTTCTTTATTATTTTTTCAATTGGTATGATGCAAATGTACAGAAAAAAATCGTATCTTTG harbors:
- a CDS encoding glycosyltransferase family 32 protein encodes the protein MIPKVIHYCWLSNDPYPAKIQKCMDTWKKVLPDYEIKLWNTENFDMSKAPVYVREAFEQRKWAFAADYIRMYALYTEGGIYLDSDVKVLKSFDEFLHYNFFTSLEYHPKQIEMTGAMDMIDDKGNRIKDGFVSGIQIQAAVMGSEAGCQFVKDVLDDYEKREFVYPEGSRLVCKGVISPFVYARVMEKYGFKYLDKDQPLEDNMMVFRSEIFAGNKYEATPASYAIHYCAHSWKRTPMEKLNRWLKRNIPCLFPKK